Within Protaetiibacter intestinalis, the genomic segment GAACGGGGGTGTGAGGAACTTGTTCTCGGGCCGCAGCGTCCAGGTGAACACCTCGAGCCCGCGGCGATGCGCACGGTCGACGAGCTCGACACCGGCCCGCGCGTCCGGGGTCAGCAGCCGCGACTTGTCGACGCTGATGCCGTCGACGCGCGTCGCGAGGTCGTCGAGACCCTCGTCGCCGAGCTGCGCGTCGTAGTCGGGGGCGGATGCGCCGAGCCGCATCGCGAGGTCGGGCGCGGTGCCGGTCGCCTCGAGCAGGTACACGAACCGCGCGTCGAGTCCGCGCTGGCGCACCTCGCCGAGCACCGTCTCCTCGAAGCTCTCGACCACGAGCGGCCCCGGGAAGCGGGCGAGCGCGTCGACCACGAGCTCGTCGAGCGGCAGGCCGATGGCGGCGAAGTAGACGGCGTGCTTGATCTCGGCCACGAGCCCGAGCTGGCGGCCGTAGCGCTCGGAGGCGTCGGCGATCAGCTCGAGCAGCTCGTCGAGCCGCAGGATCGGGTAGCGCCGGTCGAAGGTCGCCGAGCCGGGCCGCCGCTCCGGCAGGCGCTCGATCGCCCGCAGGGTGGAGAGCTCGTCCCAGGTGAAGTCCTCGGTGAACCAGCCCGTCATCGTGACGGGGCCGAAGCTCTTCGTCGTGCGCCGGTCGGCGAACTCGGGACGCGTGGCGACGTCCGTCGTGCCCGAGATCTCGTTCTCGTGCCGCAGCACGAGCACCCCGTCACGGGTGGCGACGATGTCGGGCTCCACGGCATCCGCCCCGAGCGCGAAGGCCAGCTCGTACGCCGCACGGGTGTGCTCCGGGCGATAGCCGCTCGCCCCGCGGTGCCCGATGACCCACGGGCGCTGCGTGTCGCCGCCCTGAGCCGGTCGAAGAGTCACCCCGTCACGATAGCCGCACCCGCCGAACACCGCGTCCAGCCGCTACGCTCGCGCTCGATGAGCCCACCATCCGCGCGACCGCCGTGGCGAGAGCCGACGGCCGCGCTGCCGCTGCGCTTCGGCCACGCGGCCGACCGGCTGTGGGCGGGGGCCTGGCTCATCGTGGGCGGTGGCCTCGCGATCGCCGGCTCCAACACCTTCTCGCTGTGGGTGCTCGCGCTCGGCACGGCCGCGACCGCGATCGGCTGGTGCGTCCTGCCGTCGGCGGGCTGGCGGCGCGTGCTCGCGCTCGGACCGTCGATGCTCGCGATGTGGCTGCTGCTCTCCGGTCCGCGCTTCGTGATCGTGCTCGTGCTGCCGTACCTCGGCTGGCTGCTCGTGCGGCACCGCCCGCCGCTCGCGATGCTCACCGCCGTGCCCGTCGCCGCCGTCGCGCTGCTCGTGGGGAACGTCTTCCAGGAGGACTACTCGCGGATGCTGCCCGCCCTCGCGATCGTCGGGGTCGCGATGGTCGCGGGCGCGTGGGGTGCGCGGCTCATCGCGCGCGGGCGCGGCTGACGCCGGCTCAGGCGAGCTCGAGGGCCGCCGAGCGGCGCACGGTGAGCTCGCGGTGCAGCTCGAGCAGCTGCGGACGCCGCGGTGCGAAGAGACCGCCCAGGCCGTAGCCGACGACGGCGATCGGCAGCTCGACGCGGGAACCCTCCACGCCGTCGAGGATCGCGACGCTCAGGCCGTCCGCTGCGCGACCGGCGCGGCTCACTCGCACGATCGCGATGTCGGCCACCGCATCCCACGGCGCGCGACCGATGCGCAGCGGGTGCTCGGCCGAGCCGCCCCACACCTCGATGCCGGTGCGGTCGGCGACGACCGTGAAGCCGAGCGGCAGGAACGCGACCTCGGTGCGCAGCGCCGCGACCGCACGGCGCAGGCCCCGCGAGCCGACGGCCCGGATCACGACGGCCCCCGGGCGGGCGGCCGCGAGCCGCTCCGCGCGCTGGGCCGCGCGGGTCGCCCAGATCATGAGCCACGCGAACACGACGAGCACGAGGCCCGTGACGATCGCCGCGAGCAGCAGGAAGTCGGCGAGGGCCGAGACGGTGAACCCGGCGCGGAACGCGACCCCGCCGACGACGACCAGCGCTCCCAGGAACCCGAGGAACAGCGGCGTGGGCGCCGTGCGCGGCGCGGGAGGCAGGCGCGCCTCGTCGCCGTCGTGGTTCATGCCTCGAAGCGTATGAGCCGGCGCCGCGCGGCGGCAGTCCCCTGAAGGGGGCTGCCCCTCGTCCCGTCCTGCACATGGATAAGGGGCCTCGGTTTTCACCGGGCCCCTTATGTGTGAACACCGATCCGCGAACGTCCGGTGCTTGTGGTCCTAGTGTACCTCACATGCCGCGAATCGAGCCCGCCACGGAGCGACTCATCGGACGCCCGCGGCTCCTCCGACTGCTCGCAGACGTCGAGGGTGACCATCGCCGCGCGAACGATTTGTTCGCCTGGAACGTCGCCGCTGCCGGGGCGGCCATGGAGGCCGTGCACGTCTTCGAACTCATCCTCCGCAACGCGCTCGACCGCGAACTCCGCGTGTGGAACGCGAACATGAACGGCGACCCCGACTGGCTGCTCACGCCCCACGAGTTCCTCCACAAGTCGCTCCGGCCCGCCGACCGCGCCGCAGCACTTCAGCGGGCGAGGCGCATCGCGGCGGAACGCGGGAGACCGGTACGCCACGACGACGTGCTCGCGCAGCTGTCCCTCGGAACCTGGCGGTACCTGCTTCCTTCGAGGTCCGTCAAGGCGAAGCAGAGACTGTGGGATGCCGCGCTCAGCCATGCCTTTCCGGCATGGCCCGGTGACTGGGGCCCCGAGAGCGTCGTGACGCGCGTCGCGAGCGCGCACGAGCTCCGCAATCGCGTCGCGCACCTCGAGCCTCTTCAGCACCTGGATCTGCGACGCGTCCGCCGCGACATGCGCAGCGTGTGCCACGCGATCGGGCCCGATGCGGCACGGTTCTTCGTTCAGGCCGAACGTCTCATCCCCATCATCGAGACGAACCCGATCGCCTGACCACGAGCCTGACGGCTCACTCCCACTCGATGGTTCCCGGGGGCTTCGACGTGACGTCGAGCACGACGCGGTTGACGCCCGCGACCTCGTTCGTGATGCGGTTCGAGACGCGCGCGAGCCACTCGTAGGGAAGGCGCGTCCAGTCGGCGGTCATCGCATCCTCCGAGGAGACCGGCCGCAGCACGATCGGGTGGCCGTAGGTGCGGCCGTCGCCCTGCACGCCGACCGAGCGCACATCCGCGAGCAGCACGACGGGGCACTGCCAGATCTCGCCGTCGAGGCCGGCCGCGGTCAGCTCGGTACGCACGATCAGGTCGGCCGCGCGCAACGTCTCGAGACGCTCCTCGGTGACCTCGCCCACGATCCGGATGCCGAGGCCCGGCCCCGGGAACGGGTGCCGCGCCACGATCGCCTCCGGCAGGCCGAGCTCGCGGCCGATCGCGCGCACCTCGTCCTTGAAGAGGGTGCGCAGCGGTTCGACGAGCTCGAACTGCAGGTCCTCCGGCAGGCCGCCCACGTTGTGGTGCGACTTGATGTTCGCGGTGCCCGAACCGCCGCCCGACTCCACGACATCCGGGTACAGGGTGCCCTGCACGAGGAAGCGGATCGGGTCGCCCTCGGCGGCGAACTCGGCCACGAGCTCCGCCTGCGCGGCCTCGAAGGTGCGGATGAACTCGCGCCCGATGATCTTGCGCTTCTGCTCCGGGTCGGACACCCCCGCGAGCGCCGTGAGGAAGCGCTCGCGCGCGTCCACCGTCACGAGCCGCACGCCCGTCGAGGCGACGTAGTCCTGCTCCACCTGCTCGCGCTCGCCCGCGCGCAGCAGGCCGTGGTCGACGAACACGCACACGAGCTGGTCGCCGACCGCCTTGTGCACGAGCGCCGCCGCGACGGCCGAGTCGACGCCGCCCGAGAGCGCACAGAGCACGCGACCGGAGCCCACCTGCTCGCGGATGCGGTCCACCTGCTCGGCGATGACGTTGCCCGAGTTCCAGTCGGCGGGGATGCCCGCCGCCCGGTGCAGGAAGTTCTCCAGCACGCGCTGCCCGAACGGCGAGTGCTTCACCTCCGGGTGCCACTGCACGCCGTAGAGCTTGCGCTCGTCGTTCGCAAAGGCCGCGACCGGGGTCGAGTCGGATGCCGCGAGCACGTCGAAGCCCTCCGGCGCCTTCACGACCGAGTCGCCGTGGCTCATCCAGGCGGTCTGCTCGATGGGCTGCTCGGCGAGCAGAAGGCCGCCGTCGGTGCCGCCCGCGAGGCGCACCTCGGTGGAGCCGTACTCGCGGGCGCCGGTCTTCGCGACCTCGCCGCCGAGCTGCTGCGCCATCACCTGGAAGCCGTAGCAGATGCCGAGGGTGGGCACCCCGAGCTCGAGGATCCCCTCGTCGAGGTCGGGCGAGCCCTCCTCGTAGACGCTCGACGGCCCGCCCGAGAGCACGATGCCCACCGGGTTCTTCGCGGCGAGCTCCTCGGCCGAGATCGTGTGCGGCACGATCTCGCTGTACACCCCCGCCTCGCGCACGCGGCGCGCGATCAGCTGGGCGTACTGCGCGCCGAAGTCGACGACCAGCACGGGGCGCTGAGCGGTCTCGCTCACGCGCTCACCTCCTCGGCGGCGGGCGCCGCATCCGTGGGCTCGGGCCCGGTGGTGGCCCGGATGCGCGCCGCGATGTACGGCGGCACCTGGAACTCGAAGTAGAACGACAGGAACGGCACGACGCCGCCGAGCGCGATGAACAGGAACCGGCCGAAGGAGAACCGCGCGAGGCGCCACAGCACGAAGTCGCACGCGAGGTACAGCACGTAGAGCCAGCCGTGCACGATGAGGATCACGGTCGACAGGTTGATGCCGGTGATCTGCTCCTTCGGCGTGAGCGCGAGGAAGCCGTACGGACCGCCGAGCTCGATGTCGACGAGGAAGCCCCAGCGGAACACCATCATCACCACGAGCAGCAGCAGGAAGACACCCGTGATCAGCGCGGAGACGCGGTAGACCTTGAGCGCGATCCGCAGTCGGGGCACGTCGACGGGGCGGGGACCGGAGGGCATGCACCTAGCTTAAGGCGCGGCGGCCGTGCGCTCCTCCTCCTCCTTCTCCCACACGTCGCGCACGACGCGGTACCAGAGGTAGACGGCGAAGCCGGCGAAGATCACCCACTCGGCGGCGTAGAAGACGTTGAGCCAGTTGAGGCTCACGTCGCGGAACGGCGGCGGCTGATGGATGGCGTCGAGGCCCGGGGTGGGTTCGGCCAGCACGACGTAGCCCGCGAACACCGGGCCGGGTTCCGCCCACAGGTTGAGCAGCTCGCCGATCGACAGCGCCCGCTGCTCGCCCGCCTCGACGTCGTTCACCTCGGGCGACTCCGTCGGCAGGTAGCGGCCGGCCACCGTGAACGGCTGGTCCGTGGGTACATCCGCCTCCGCCGCGCGCGCGGCATCCGCATCCGGCGCCCAGCCGAGGCCGACCGCGAGAGAGGCGCCGTCGTCGGTGACGAGGTGGCCGACGAGCCAGGCGCCCTGCACGCCGTCGTTCTCGCGGCCGGTGAGCACGACGAAGTCGCCCGCCACGAGGTGACCGGATACCGTGACCCGCTGGCCGATGGAGGCGTCGGTCATCGGCCGCTGCGGCTCGGCGACCGTCTCGAGCGGCACCG encodes:
- a CDS encoding glycerophosphodiester phosphodiesterase family protein; its protein translation is MTLRPAQGGDTQRPWVIGHRGASGYRPEHTRAAYELAFALGADAVEPDIVATRDGVLVLRHENEISGTTDVATRPEFADRRTTKSFGPVTMTGWFTEDFTWDELSTLRAIERLPERRPGSATFDRRYPILRLDELLELIADASERYGRQLGLVAEIKHAVYFAAIGLPLDELVVDALARFPGPLVVESFEETVLGEVRQRGLDARFVYLLEATGTAPDLAMRLGASAPDYDAQLGDEGLDDLATRVDGISVDKSRLLTPDARAGVELVDRAHRRGLEVFTWTLRPENKFLTPPFRGAGGASAWGDWRGEFDSVLATGVDGVFADHPDLAVSARDDS
- the guaA gene encoding glutamine-hydrolyzing GMP synthase, with amino-acid sequence MSETAQRPVLVVDFGAQYAQLIARRVREAGVYSEIVPHTISAEELAAKNPVGIVLSGGPSSVYEEGSPDLDEGILELGVPTLGICYGFQVMAQQLGGEVAKTGAREYGSTEVRLAGGTDGGLLLAEQPIEQTAWMSHGDSVVKAPEGFDVLAASDSTPVAAFANDERKLYGVQWHPEVKHSPFGQRVLENFLHRAAGIPADWNSGNVIAEQVDRIREQVGSGRVLCALSGGVDSAVAAALVHKAVGDQLVCVFVDHGLLRAGEREQVEQDYVASTGVRLVTVDARERFLTALAGVSDPEQKRKIIGREFIRTFEAAQAELVAEFAAEGDPIRFLVQGTLYPDVVESGGGSGTANIKSHHNVGGLPEDLQFELVEPLRTLFKDEVRAIGRELGLPEAIVARHPFPGPGLGIRIVGEVTEERLETLRAADLIVRTELTAAGLDGEIWQCPVVLLADVRSVGVQGDGRTYGHPIVLRPVSSEDAMTADWTRLPYEWLARVSNRITNEVAGVNRVVLDVTSKPPGTIEWE
- a CDS encoding DUF3817 domain-containing protein, producing MPSGPRPVDVPRLRIALKVYRVSALITGVFLLLLVVMMVFRWGFLVDIELGGPYGFLALTPKEQITGINLSTVILIVHGWLYVLYLACDFVLWRLARFSFGRFLFIALGGVVPFLSFYFEFQVPPYIAARIRATTGPEPTDAAPAAEEVSA
- a CDS encoding SURF1 family protein, with amino-acid sequence MTDDTDRSPRPTAAQFFSVARRPRWIAALVLALAVASGFAALGQWQLQRSVENAAAPEIDTETPVPLETVAEPQRPMTDASIGQRVTVSGHLVAGDFVVLTGRENDGVQGAWLVGHLVTDDGASLAVGLGWAPDADAARAAEADVPTDQPFTVAGRYLPTESPEVNDVEAGEQRALSIGELLNLWAEPGPVFAGYVVLAEPTPGLDAIHQPPPFRDVSLNWLNVFYAAEWVIFAGFAVYLWYRVVRDVWEKEEEERTAAAP